From a region of the Thermoanaerobaculia bacterium genome:
- a CDS encoding S1 RNA-binding domain-containing protein has product MSELENSQVTPETSPDASDAPETPAEATPSTPEVAVEAAPEAVAADSQPVAAEAGAQETGSTDGAAAAEATAAPAAEDAPAKTAAGPRAKKAGARPKGDKADRKPREKRHRPAGKSVDEFVAPTPEELALVPSEIVQTAIANQAYVEGKVIGWNQGGFHVVVDGITSFCPRSSMELGAPKEPAQYLDQSFLFRVLRVEEKGHRLVVSHAAVLRDERAHKTAETRAALTVGSTVTGKVISLTDFGAFVDLGGIEGLIHVSELKRTRVTHPNEVLKVGDEVTAKIIKLPKGGDRVSLSMKALEPDPWESIAAQYAGGNKFTGKVMRKSEFGWFIELQPGVEGLLHVSQLAPGMKAEDP; this is encoded by the coding sequence ATGTCCGAGCTCGAGAACAGCCAAGTCACGCCTGAAACGTCCCCTGACGCATCCGATGCCCCGGAGACCCCCGCGGAAGCGACTCCGTCCACGCCCGAGGTTGCCGTAGAGGCAGCCCCCGAGGCCGTCGCCGCCGACTCGCAGCCGGTTGCGGCGGAAGCCGGCGCCCAGGAAACGGGCTCGACCGACGGCGCCGCCGCCGCAGAAGCGACTGCCGCCCCTGCCGCCGAGGATGCGCCGGCCAAGACCGCGGCCGGGCCGCGCGCCAAGAAGGCCGGAGCCCGGCCCAAGGGCGACAAGGCGGACCGCAAGCCGCGGGAGAAGCGCCATCGTCCCGCCGGCAAATCGGTCGACGAGTTCGTCGCTCCCACTCCGGAGGAGCTCGCCCTCGTCCCGAGCGAGATCGTGCAGACGGCGATCGCCAACCAGGCCTATGTCGAAGGCAAGGTCATCGGCTGGAACCAGGGCGGTTTCCACGTCGTGGTCGACGGCATCACCTCCTTCTGTCCGCGCTCCTCGATGGAGCTGGGCGCTCCCAAGGAGCCGGCGCAGTATCTCGACCAGAGCTTTCTCTTCCGCGTCCTGCGCGTCGAGGAGAAGGGTCATCGGCTCGTGGTCTCGCACGCCGCCGTGCTGCGCGACGAGCGCGCGCACAAGACCGCCGAAACCCGCGCTGCGTTGACCGTCGGCTCGACCGTCACCGGCAAGGTGATCTCGCTCACCGACTTCGGCGCCTTCGTCGATCTCGGCGGGATCGAAGGCCTGATCCACGTCTCCGAGCTGAAGCGCACCCGGGTGACCCACCCGAACGAAGTGCTCAAGGTCGGTGACGAGGTCACCGCGAAGATCATCAAGCTGCCCAAGGGCGGCGACCGCGTTTCGCTCTCGATGAAGGCGCTCGAGCCCGATCCGTGGGAGAGCATCGCGGCCCAGTACGCGGGCGGCAACAAGTTCACCGGCAAGGTGATGCGCAAGTCCGAGTTCGGCTGGTTCATCGAGCTCCAGCCGGGAGTCGAAGGGCTGCTGCACGTCTCCCAGCTCGCGCCGGGGATGAAGGCGGAGGATCCG
- a CDS encoding DUF1929 domain-containing protein, with protein MAHDSKRCARRQPLATPEGRGVQFLRRLFRSLRSAAVLAAWAAGAALAPGAPGSAVPTPSPTLADTVEDPAPPASRSLAGEWTEPIAFPTIPIHATLLPTGQVLFWDRHDLPGGDGHPRLWDPSTGLFSKAPAPPPGHDLFCSGHTLLADGRLFVAGGHFADGVGQPFVAIYDPFQPSWAMAPEMNAGRWYPTATTLADGSVLVMAGSDEQAGANRLPQVFHPASLEWRDLSEAERLLPYYPFVFQAPDGRGFVVGPAPNAVMLDPVGEGDWSPLAGSGHGYRSQGSAVIYGAGKVLLAGGGDPPTAAAQAIDLTQAQPAFRELQPMAAARRHLNLTLLPDGTVLATGGSSAAGFNNSTGAVLAPELWDPATETWTTLAAMAVPRLYHSVALLLPDGRVLAAGGGHPRDSEHDDPNHFDGQLFSPPYLFRGPRPSILSAPGAVHYGERFAPLFAPETAVTEITWVRLGSVTHGFDMNQRFLRLAVTPAAQGLAVSAPADPRLAPPGHYLMFALTADGVPSQGRVIRLDSGLFRDGFEGGASSAWSETVGEPDDPDDSGTASPQPGQKTAGRL; from the coding sequence GTGGCTCACGACAGCAAGCGATGTGCCCGGCGCCAGCCGCTGGCGACGCCTGAAGGCCGCGGCGTTCAGTTCCTCCGCCGCCTCTTCCGGTCTCTCCGGTCGGCGGCCGTACTGGCAGCCTGGGCGGCAGGGGCGGCGCTCGCCCCAGGGGCACCCGGGTCCGCCGTGCCCACGCCGAGCCCGACCCTCGCCGACACCGTCGAGGATCCGGCCCCGCCCGCTTCGAGGTCGCTCGCCGGGGAGTGGACCGAGCCCATTGCCTTTCCGACGATCCCGATCCACGCCACGCTCCTGCCGACCGGACAGGTCCTCTTCTGGGACCGCCACGACCTCCCCGGTGGGGACGGCCATCCACGTCTGTGGGACCCATCGACCGGTCTGTTCTCCAAGGCTCCGGCTCCGCCGCCGGGGCACGACCTCTTCTGCTCCGGCCACACCCTGCTTGCCGACGGCCGCCTGTTCGTCGCCGGCGGCCACTTCGCCGACGGGGTCGGCCAACCGTTCGTCGCCATCTACGATCCGTTCCAGCCCTCCTGGGCGATGGCGCCCGAGATGAACGCCGGACGCTGGTACCCGACCGCCACGACCCTCGCCGATGGCAGCGTCCTGGTCATGGCGGGCTCGGATGAGCAGGCCGGAGCCAACCGGCTACCGCAGGTCTTTCACCCGGCCAGCCTCGAGTGGCGCGACCTCTCCGAGGCGGAGCGCCTTCTGCCCTACTACCCGTTCGTCTTCCAGGCCCCCGATGGCCGGGGTTTCGTCGTCGGGCCGGCGCCGAACGCCGTGATGCTCGACCCGGTCGGGGAGGGCGACTGGAGCCCACTCGCCGGCAGCGGGCACGGCTACCGCTCGCAGGGTTCGGCGGTCATCTATGGCGCAGGAAAGGTGCTGCTCGCCGGCGGTGGCGATCCGCCGACCGCCGCGGCGCAGGCAATCGACCTGACGCAGGCCCAGCCTGCCTTTCGTGAGCTTCAGCCGATGGCGGCAGCACGGCGCCACCTGAATCTGACGCTCCTCCCCGACGGCACGGTGCTCGCGACCGGCGGCAGCTCCGCGGCGGGCTTCAACAACTCGACCGGAGCGGTCCTCGCTCCCGAGCTCTGGGATCCCGCAACCGAGACCTGGACCACGCTCGCTGCGATGGCCGTCCCGCGCCTCTACCATTCGGTGGCGCTGCTGCTCCCGGACGGCCGCGTCCTCGCCGCCGGCGGCGGCCATCCGCGCGACAGCGAGCACGACGACCCCAACCATTTCGACGGCCAGCTCTTTTCTCCGCCCTACCTCTTCCGCGGGCCCCGCCCGTCGATCCTCAGCGCCCCCGGCGCAGTGCACTACGGCGAGCGCTTCGCGCCGCTCTTCGCGCCCGAGACGGCGGTCACGGAGATCACCTGGGTGCGGCTCGGCTCGGTCACGCACGGCTTCGACATGAACCAGCGCTTCCTGCGCCTCGCCGTCACACCTGCGGCGCAGGGGCTCGCCGTCAGCGCGCCGGCCGACCCGCGCCTCGCCCCACCCGGCCACTACCTGATGTTCGCGCTCACCGCCGACGGCGTGCCGTCGCAAGGTCGGGTCATCCGCCTCGACAGCGGCCTGTTCCGCGACGGCTTCGAAGGCGGCGCCAGCTCGGCCTGGTCGGAGACGGTGGGCGAACCCGACGATCCGGACGATTCCGGCACCGCCAGCCCCCAGCCGGGCCAGAAGACGGCCGGCCGGCTCTAG
- the carB gene encoding carbamoyl-phosphate synthase large subunit, with protein sequence MPKRTDISSILVLGSGPIVIGQACEFDYSGTQACRVLRREGYRVVLVNSNPATIMTDPEMADATYVEPLTPEVVEKILEKERPDAILPTVGGQTGINLAMALHERGALAKYGVELLGAGIEALSVGEDRELFKRAMEEIGLRVCRSGHAASVEESREIAAAIGYPVIVRPSFTLGGEGGGTCYNRDELDEIAATALEASPSHKVLIEESVLGWKEFELEVIRDRMDNAIVVCSVENVDAMGVHTGDSITVAPQQTLSDNEYQAMRDDAFKVIRRVGVATGGSNIQFAVSPLTGERIVIEMNPRVSRSSALASKATGFPIAKIAALLAVGFTLDEIPNDITGKTFAAFEPTLDYTVVKIPRWAFEKFPGASTTLGTAMKSVGEVMAIGSTFKEALLKGIASLELDSGGAREERAADPVRLKQRMATPNWERLFAVFAALRQGWTVDEVARITHIDPWFLREMSEIVDLEAEVACWVLESLPVELLRRAKVMGVTDARLAQLVGAAETEVAARRKAAGVHRVFKRVDTCAAEFPAETPYLYSTFGTESEAEPSRRRKVIILGSGPNRIGQGIEFDYCCVHAALALGKLGIETIMINCNPETVSTDYDTSDRLYFEPLTLEHVLAVCETEKPDGVIVQLGGQTPLKLAKGLEAAGVPIWGTSPGAIDLAEDRKLFGALLAEEGIRQPENGTARTLPEALAVARRLGFPVLVRPSYVLGGRAMAICYDEETLAHFMTQAAEVSDGHPVLLDRYLEEAIEFDLDLIADGETAVVCGILEHIEEAGVHSGDSAAVLPPHHASAADLAEMRQVAIRLALRLDVNGLMNVQFARHRGELYVLEVNPRASRTVPFIAKAVGVPLVGVACRVMAGERLAEIGFDREPQAPAIFVKAPVFPFKRFPGVDPLLGPEMKSTGEVMGVDEEFGWAFAKAWIAAGNQLPLGGTAFLSVHDREKPGLVPIAEKLIGLGFEIVSTEGTAQFLTGRGFTVRRINKVHEGRPHVVDAMINRGIQLVVNTPVGRDSAIDDAYIRRTAVRYQVPCITTLSGALAAVDGIAALKQGGLAVRSLQELGARAPYPRLREPRRTSPQPVRAE encoded by the coding sequence ATGCCCAAGCGCACCGACATCTCTTCCATCCTCGTACTGGGCTCCGGCCCGATCGTCATCGGACAGGCCTGCGAATTCGACTATTCGGGGACGCAGGCCTGCCGGGTCCTGCGGCGCGAGGGCTACCGGGTCGTCCTGGTCAACTCGAATCCGGCGACGATCATGACCGACCCCGAGATGGCCGACGCCACCTACGTCGAGCCGCTCACTCCGGAGGTGGTCGAAAAGATCCTCGAGAAGGAGCGCCCGGACGCGATCCTGCCCACGGTCGGCGGGCAGACCGGAATCAACCTGGCGATGGCGCTCCACGAGCGTGGCGCGCTCGCAAAGTACGGCGTCGAGCTCCTCGGGGCCGGCATCGAGGCGCTCTCCGTCGGCGAAGACCGCGAGCTCTTCAAGCGCGCGATGGAGGAGATCGGTCTCCGGGTCTGTCGCTCCGGCCACGCCGCCTCGGTCGAAGAGTCGCGCGAGATCGCGGCCGCGATCGGCTATCCGGTGATCGTGCGGCCGAGCTTCACGCTCGGCGGCGAGGGCGGCGGCACCTGCTACAACCGTGACGAGCTCGACGAGATCGCCGCCACCGCGCTCGAGGCCAGCCCCTCGCACAAGGTCCTGATCGAAGAGTCGGTGCTCGGGTGGAAGGAGTTCGAGCTCGAAGTCATCCGCGACCGGATGGACAACGCGATCGTGGTCTGCTCGGTGGAGAACGTCGACGCCATGGGTGTCCACACCGGCGACTCGATCACCGTCGCCCCGCAGCAGACGCTCTCGGACAACGAGTACCAGGCGATGCGGGACGACGCCTTCAAGGTCATCCGGCGGGTCGGTGTCGCGACCGGAGGCTCGAACATCCAGTTTGCGGTCTCGCCCCTGACCGGCGAGCGCATCGTCATCGAAATGAATCCGCGGGTGTCGCGCAGCTCGGCGCTCGCTTCGAAGGCGACCGGCTTCCCGATCGCGAAGATCGCGGCGCTCCTCGCGGTGGGTTTCACCCTCGACGAGATTCCGAACGACATCACCGGGAAGACCTTCGCGGCCTTCGAACCGACGCTCGATTACACCGTCGTCAAGATCCCGCGCTGGGCTTTCGAGAAGTTCCCGGGAGCCTCGACGACACTCGGGACGGCGATGAAGTCGGTCGGCGAGGTCATGGCCATCGGCTCGACCTTCAAGGAGGCGCTGCTCAAGGGGATCGCCTCACTCGAGCTCGACAGCGGGGGAGCCCGCGAGGAACGCGCCGCCGATCCGGTGCGCCTGAAGCAGCGCATGGCGACCCCGAACTGGGAGCGCCTCTTCGCGGTCTTCGCGGCGCTGCGCCAGGGGTGGACCGTGGACGAGGTCGCCCGGATCACCCATATCGACCCCTGGTTCCTGCGCGAGATGAGCGAGATCGTCGACCTCGAGGCGGAGGTTGCCTGCTGGGTGCTCGAGTCCCTGCCGGTCGAGCTGCTGCGGCGCGCCAAGGTCATGGGCGTCACCGATGCGCGGCTCGCGCAGCTGGTCGGCGCCGCCGAGACGGAGGTCGCGGCCCGCCGCAAGGCGGCCGGAGTCCACCGGGTCTTCAAGCGCGTCGACACCTGCGCGGCGGAGTTTCCCGCCGAGACCCCCTACCTCTACTCGACTTTCGGGACCGAGAGCGAGGCGGAGCCCAGCCGCCGTCGCAAGGTGATCATCCTGGGATCGGGACCGAACCGGATCGGTCAGGGAATCGAGTTCGACTACTGCTGCGTGCACGCCGCCCTGGCACTCGGCAAGCTCGGGATCGAGACCATCATGATCAACTGCAATCCCGAGACCGTCTCGACCGACTACGACACCTCGGACCGGCTCTATTTCGAGCCGCTGACGCTCGAGCACGTGCTCGCCGTCTGCGAGACCGAGAAGCCCGACGGCGTCATCGTCCAGCTCGGAGGCCAGACGCCGCTCAAGCTCGCCAAGGGTCTCGAGGCCGCGGGCGTGCCGATCTGGGGGACCTCACCGGGCGCGATCGATCTCGCCGAGGACCGGAAGCTCTTCGGCGCTCTGCTCGCCGAGGAGGGCATCCGTCAGCCCGAGAACGGCACGGCGCGCACCCTCCCGGAAGCTCTCGCCGTGGCGCGGCGCCTCGGCTTCCCGGTGCTCGTGCGCCCGTCCTACGTCCTCGGTGGCCGGGCGATGGCGATCTGCTACGACGAGGAGACGTTGGCGCACTTCATGACCCAGGCCGCGGAAGTCTCGGACGGCCACCCGGTGCTCCTCGACCGCTATCTCGAGGAGGCGATCGAGTTCGATCTCGACCTGATCGCGGATGGCGAGACCGCGGTGGTCTGCGGCATTCTGGAGCACATCGAGGAGGCCGGCGTGCATTCGGGCGACTCGGCCGCCGTCCTGCCGCCGCATCACGCCTCGGCGGCCGACCTCGCCGAGATGCGGCAGGTGGCGATCCGCCTGGCGCTGCGCCTCGACGTCAACGGCCTCATGAACGTCCAGTTCGCCCGCCATCGCGGTGAGCTCTACGTCCTCGAGGTCAATCCGCGCGCTTCGCGCACCGTGCCGTTCATCGCCAAGGCGGTGGGCGTCCCGCTGGTCGGAGTGGCCTGCCGGGTGATGGCCGGCGAGCGCCTTGCCGAGATCGGCTTCGACCGCGAGCCGCAGGCGCCGGCGATCTTCGTCAAGGCACCGGTCTTCCCGTTCAAGCGCTTCCCGGGAGTCGACCCGCTCCTCGGGCCGGAGATGAAGTCGACCGGCGAGGTCATGGGCGTCGACGAGGAGTTCGGCTGGGCGTTCGCCAAGGCCTGGATCGCCGCCGGCAACCAGCTGCCGCTCGGCGGGACGGCCTTTCTCTCGGTCCATGATCGCGAGAAGCCAGGCCTCGTGCCGATCGCCGAGAAGCTCATCGGTCTGGGTTTCGAGATCGTCTCCACCGAGGGCACCGCACAGTTCCTGACTGGCCGCGGATTCACCGTGCGCCGGATCAACAAGGTTCACGAAGGGCGGCCCCATGTGGTCGACGCCATGATCAATCGCGGCATTCAACTGGTCGTCAACACTCCCGTCGGACGCGACTCGGCGATCGACGACGCCTACATCCGGCGCACGGCGGTGCGCTACCAGGTGCCGTGCATCACGACGCTGTCGGGAGCCCTCGCGGCTGTGGACGGCATCGCCGCCCTGAAGCAGGGCGGGTTGGCGGTCCGGTCGCTCCAGGAGTTGGGCGCGCGCGCGCCCTATCCACGGCTCCGCGAGCCTCGCCGGACTTCGCCCCAGCCGGTGCGCGCGGAGTGA
- the rnhA gene encoding ribonuclease HI, producing the protein MTAGAPEIRIFTDGACSGNPGPGGYGVVLVSGVHRKELAKGFRKTTNNRMELLAVIDGLKSLKNRRRVEIWSDSKYVVEAIEKGWARKWRDNGWRKADKKPALNPDLWQELLALLDMHQVKFLWLRGHDGHPENERADQLAVTALRGPELAIDRVYEAGK; encoded by the coding sequence GTGACCGCCGGAGCTCCGGAGATCCGGATCTTCACCGACGGCGCCTGCAGCGGCAACCCGGGGCCGGGCGGCTACGGCGTCGTGCTGGTTTCCGGAGTGCATCGCAAGGAGCTCGCGAAGGGCTTCCGCAAGACGACCAACAACCGAATGGAGCTCCTCGCCGTCATCGACGGACTCAAGTCGCTCAAGAACCGCCGGCGAGTGGAGATCTGGAGCGACTCGAAGTACGTCGTCGAGGCGATCGAGAAGGGCTGGGCGCGCAAGTGGCGCGACAACGGATGGCGCAAGGCCGACAAGAAGCCGGCGCTCAATCCTGACCTCTGGCAGGAGCTCCTGGCGCTCCTCGACATGCACCAGGTCAAGTTCCTCTGGCTGCGCGGGCACGACGGGCATCCGGAAAACGAACGCGCCGATCAGCTCGCCGTGACCGCCCTGCGCGGACCGGAGCTCGCGATCGATCGTGTGTACGAGGCGGGCAAGTAG
- a CDS encoding class II fumarate hydratase has translation MAASRMEKDSLGEIEVAGEVYWGAQTERARRNFPVSGLTFQRRFIAALGLIKGECAAVNAEMGIVDRDLAEAIQNAALEVYEGKHDAHFPLDIFQTGSGTSTNMNANEVISNRAIEMLGGVVGSKKPVHPNDHVNAGQSSNDVIPTAIHISAYAAITEDLEPALVRLRAALARKAVEFDDVVKIGRTHLQDAVPIRLGQDFSGFAQQIGNGIERLHAVRPRLAELALGGTAVGTGLNAPPGFADAVIGRMAGRTAHPFLPARNRFEAMAGKDAAVETSGALKTIAVSLNKIANDLRWLASGPRCGIGEISLPSLQPGSSIMPGKVNPVIPEMTIMVAAQVVGNDATITLGGMNGNFELNVMMPVIAYNLLQSVELLTSAANLLVDRCISGITANRERCLELVERSLAMVTALAPRIGYDAAAAIAKESVATGKTVRELCVEKQILPPDELAAILDPYSQTVGGIVEGASAGG, from the coding sequence ATGGCGGCGAGCCGAATGGAGAAGGACAGTCTGGGCGAGATCGAAGTCGCAGGAGAGGTCTACTGGGGCGCGCAGACCGAGCGCGCGCGGCGCAACTTCCCGGTCTCCGGCCTGACGTTCCAGCGCCGCTTCATCGCCGCGCTGGGCCTGATCAAGGGCGAGTGCGCAGCCGTCAACGCCGAGATGGGCATCGTCGACCGCGACCTCGCGGAGGCGATCCAGAATGCGGCGCTCGAAGTCTACGAAGGGAAGCACGACGCTCACTTTCCCCTCGACATCTTCCAGACCGGCTCGGGCACCTCGACCAACATGAACGCCAACGAAGTGATCTCGAACCGGGCGATCGAGATGCTCGGGGGGGTCGTCGGGTCGAAGAAGCCGGTGCATCCGAACGACCATGTCAACGCCGGACAATCGTCGAATGACGTCATTCCGACGGCCATTCACATCTCGGCCTACGCCGCGATCACCGAAGACCTGGAGCCCGCGCTCGTCCGGCTGCGCGCCGCCCTGGCGAGGAAGGCGGTCGAGTTCGACGACGTCGTGAAGATTGGCCGCACGCACCTGCAGGACGCCGTCCCGATTCGCCTCGGTCAGGATTTTTCCGGTTTCGCGCAGCAGATCGGCAACGGCATCGAGCGCTTGCACGCGGTACGTCCACGGCTCGCCGAGCTCGCGCTCGGCGGCACGGCGGTCGGAACCGGTCTGAACGCGCCGCCGGGATTCGCCGACGCGGTCATCGGCCGCATGGCGGGGCGCACCGCGCACCCGTTCCTGCCGGCCCGCAACCGCTTCGAGGCGATGGCCGGCAAGGACGCCGCCGTCGAAACGAGCGGCGCCTTGAAGACGATCGCGGTCTCGCTCAACAAGATCGCCAACGACCTGCGTTGGCTGGCGTCGGGGCCGCGTTGCGGCATCGGGGAGATCTCGCTGCCGTCGCTGCAGCCGGGGAGCTCGATCATGCCCGGCAAGGTCAATCCGGTGATTCCGGAGATGACGATCATGGTCGCGGCGCAGGTGGTCGGCAACGATGCGACGATCACCCTCGGCGGCATGAACGGCAACTTCGAGTTGAACGTCATGATGCCGGTGATCGCCTACAACCTGCTGCAGTCGGTCGAGCTTCTGACCTCGGCGGCGAACCTACTGGTCGACCGCTGCATCTCGGGCATCACCGCCAACCGCGAGCGCTGCCTCGAGCTCGTCGAGCGCTCGCTCGCCATGGTGACCGCTCTCGCGCCGCGGATCGGCTACGACGCCGCCGCGGCGATCGCCAAGGAGTCGGTGGCCACGGGCAAGACCGTGCGCGAGCTCTGCGTCGAGAAGCAGATCCTCCCTCCCGACGAGCTCGCCGCCATCCTCGATCCCTACTCCCAGACCGTAGGCGGCATCGTCGAGGGGGCAAGCGCCGGCGGTTAG
- a CDS encoding outer membrane beta-barrel protein, whose translation MRSSKIQGRFAAGAAVLWLAAALSPSTLSAQSSGRVEGFAGYYFAEELEENVSYGLRGTWMPSKGWGLMASYERYEKSDGEGYGRSGNVDAQIDSLEVSYVALPWGEGFEIFSGLGVTNLDVDAHVNNPDVDLTKSTLSIHAGIGYRAEFGENLYLRPEIRGRTYDAGDNTIDFTASVALGWRWDTD comes from the coding sequence ATGCGGAGTTCCAAGATTCAGGGCCGATTCGCGGCAGGCGCGGCAGTGCTCTGGTTGGCGGCGGCCCTTTCGCCTTCGACTCTTTCGGCCCAGAGCTCGGGACGGGTCGAGGGCTTCGCCGGCTACTACTTCGCCGAGGAGCTCGAAGAGAACGTCTCTTACGGCCTGCGCGGCACCTGGATGCCGTCGAAGGGCTGGGGGCTCATGGCTAGCTACGAGCGCTACGAGAAGAGCGACGGCGAGGGCTATGGGCGCTCCGGCAACGTCGACGCCCAGATCGACTCGCTCGAGGTCTCCTATGTCGCCCTGCCCTGGGGCGAAGGCTTCGAGATCTTCTCCGGTCTCGGCGTTACGAACCTCGACGTCGACGCGCACGTCAACAATCCGGACGTCGACCTCACCAAGTCGACGCTCTCGATCCATGCCGGCATCGGCTACCGCGCCGAGTTCGGCGAGAACCTCTACCTGCGCCCCGAGATCCGCGGCCGCACCTACGACGCCGGCGACAACACCATCGACTTCACCGCCTCCGTCGCCCTCGGCTGGCGGTGGGACACCGACTAG
- a CDS encoding HAMP domain-containing histidine kinase produces MNSVRPGLDRETTDQSLQTERASSDEAIAERRLGLETDADQLIAEARVVADSVLEAARETADVGPEAPSVAILEQRLVADQVVDAERSAADALIRTERDSHERLLAALMPLERLRTDRDLLTERARTDARLAKRDDFLSMVSHDLRGLLCGVLLESNLLADEATDTEEGHRTIEAAHRLELYVARMNRLVGDLIDVVSIDSGRLALQAKLEDARTLLSEVQGMFAPAAADKGVTLELRGDPSALMASYDHGRMLQVLANLISNAIKFTARGGSIVVRGERGQDELHFSVADEGVGVPVHIQNLIFERFWQVDENDNRGLGLGLHIAKCIVSSHGGRIWVESPTAGGSIFHVTIPTRATSGSQAPACRLDKQATLPS; encoded by the coding sequence ATGAATTCGGTTCGACCTGGGCTCGACCGCGAGACGACGGATCAGAGTCTGCAGACCGAACGAGCGAGCAGCGACGAGGCGATCGCCGAGCGCCGCCTCGGCCTGGAAACCGACGCCGATCAGTTGATCGCCGAGGCAAGGGTCGTGGCGGACTCTGTGCTGGAGGCTGCCCGCGAAACGGCCGACGTCGGGCCGGAAGCGCCGTCGGTGGCGATCCTCGAGCAGCGACTCGTCGCCGACCAGGTCGTCGATGCGGAGCGCTCGGCTGCGGACGCGCTGATTCGCACCGAACGCGACAGCCACGAGCGACTTCTCGCCGCCCTGATGCCGCTCGAGCGCCTGCGGACCGACCGCGACCTGCTCACGGAGAGGGCGCGCACCGACGCCCGGCTGGCGAAGCGCGATGACTTCCTGAGCATGGTCAGCCACGATCTGCGTGGTCTGCTTTGCGGCGTCCTGCTCGAGTCCAACCTTCTCGCCGACGAAGCTACAGATACCGAGGAAGGCCACAGGACGATCGAAGCGGCCCATCGCCTGGAACTCTACGTCGCGCGCATGAATCGCCTGGTCGGAGATCTGATCGATGTCGTCAGCATCGACTCCGGGAGACTCGCACTGCAGGCGAAGCTCGAAGACGCCCGAACCCTGCTCTCCGAAGTTCAGGGCATGTTCGCGCCGGCAGCGGCCGACAAGGGAGTGACCCTCGAGCTTCGCGGCGACCCGTCCGCCCTGATGGCTTCCTATGACCACGGCCGGATGCTCCAGGTGCTCGCCAACCTCATCTCGAATGCGATCAAGTTCACCGCGCGCGGCGGGAGCATCGTCGTGCGCGGAGAGCGAGGACAGGATGAGCTCCATTTCAGCGTCGCCGACGAGGGAGTCGGAGTCCCTGTGCATATTCAGAATCTCATCTTCGAGCGCTTCTGGCAGGTCGACGAAAACGACAATCGAGGGCTCGGGCTGGGACTCCACATCGCGAAGTGCATCGTCTCCTCCCATGGCGGACGCATCTGGGTCGAGAGTCCAACGGCGGGCGGCAGCATCTTCCACGTCACGATCCCGACCCGGGCCACCTCGGGAAGCCAAGCCCCAGCCTGTCGGCTCGACAAGCAGGCGACGCTTCCCAGCTAG
- a CDS encoding RNA-binding S4 domain-containing protein, giving the protein MSTRLDKWLTIARVYKTRTLSAHACDLSRVRVNGIAVKPHRNLVVGDRIEAEVTSDWTRVLIVQEIADKPLPKAEVGRLYEDLSPPRPSADPLLRLMRRPPVAREKGAGRPTKKERRSMDDWESSGSD; this is encoded by the coding sequence ATGTCCACGCGCCTCGACAAGTGGCTGACCATCGCCCGGGTCTACAAGACCCGCACCCTCTCCGCCCACGCCTGCGACCTCTCGCGGGTGCGGGTCAACGGCATCGCGGTCAAGCCGCACCGCAATCTCGTCGTCGGCGACCGCATCGAGGCCGAAGTCACCTCCGACTGGACCCGCGTCCTCATCGTCCAGGAGATCGCCGACAAGCCGCTCCCCAAGGCGGAAGTCGGGAGGCTCTACGAGGATCTCTCCCCGCCGCGCCCATCGGCCGATCCGCTCCTCCGCCTGATGCGCCGCCCGCCGGTGGCGCGCGAGAAGGGCGCCGGCCGGCCGACCAAGAAGGAGCGCCGCTCGATGGACGACTGGGAGAGCTCGGGCTCCGACTGA
- a CDS encoding metallopeptidase family protein, which translates to MRVPPEEFEALVEHALANLPEEFKAALDNVAVMIAEEPSDEDLEEVGIDPDDPDRDELFGLYHGTPLTERDSFYSALPDRVMIYRGPILRECTSRREVMKEVRETVQHELGHYFGMEEDDLPF; encoded by the coding sequence ATGAGAGTCCCCCCCGAAGAGTTCGAAGCGCTGGTCGAGCACGCCCTCGCCAACCTCCCTGAAGAGTTCAAGGCGGCGTTGGACAACGTCGCGGTGATGATCGCCGAAGAACCTTCGGACGAGGACCTCGAGGAGGTCGGCATCGACCCCGACGATCCCGACCGCGACGAGCTCTTCGGCCTCTACCACGGTACGCCGCTCACCGAGCGCGACAGCTTCTACTCGGCGCTCCCGGACCGCGTGATGATCTACCGCGGCCCGATCCTGCGCGAATGCACCAGTCGCCGCGAAGTCATGAAAGAGGTCCGCGAAACCGTCCAGCACGAGCTCGGCCACTACTTCGGCATGGAAGAAGACGACCTGCCGTTCTGA